From Streptomyces sp. TLI_053, a single genomic window includes:
- the folP gene encoding dihydropteroate synthase yields MAIVNRTPDSFFDKGSTFADEAAFEAADRAMAEGAAILDIGGVKAGPGDEVTVEEELRRTVPFVAELRKRHPGAVISVDTWRHEVGEAVCEVGADLLNDAWGGVDPGLAEVAARHDVGLVCTHAGGAEPRTRPHRAGYQDVMADILRVTVGLAERAVGLGVRRDAVLIDPGHDFGKNTRHSLEATRRLPEMTATGFPVLVSLSNKDFVGETLDRPVDERLLGTLATTAVSAWLGAQVYRVHQVAETRQVLDMVASIRGTRPPAVARRGLA; encoded by the coding sequence ATGGCGATCGTCAACCGCACACCGGACTCGTTCTTCGACAAGGGATCGACCTTCGCCGACGAGGCCGCGTTCGAGGCCGCCGACCGCGCGATGGCGGAGGGTGCGGCGATCCTCGACATCGGCGGGGTGAAGGCCGGGCCGGGTGACGAGGTGACCGTCGAGGAGGAGCTGCGGCGCACGGTGCCGTTCGTGGCGGAGCTGCGCAAGCGCCACCCCGGGGCCGTGATCAGTGTGGACACCTGGCGGCACGAGGTCGGCGAGGCGGTCTGCGAGGTCGGCGCCGACCTGCTGAACGACGCCTGGGGCGGGGTGGACCCGGGGCTGGCCGAGGTGGCCGCCCGCCACGACGTCGGGCTGGTCTGCACGCACGCCGGCGGCGCGGAGCCGCGCACCCGGCCGCACCGGGCCGGCTACCAGGACGTGATGGCGGACATCCTGCGGGTCACCGTCGGACTGGCCGAGCGCGCGGTGGGGCTGGGGGTCCGGCGGGACGCGGTGCTGATCGACCCGGGGCACGACTTCGGCAAGAACACCCGGCACTCGCTGGAGGCGACCCGGCGGCTGCCGGAGATGACCGCGACCGGCTTCCCGGTGCTGGTGTCGCTGTCCAACAAGGACTTCGTCGGCGAGACGCTGGACCGGCCGGTGGACGAGCGGCTGCTCGGCACCCTGGCGACCACGGCGGTCTCCGCCTGGCTGGGCGCCCAGGTGTACCGGGTGCACCAGGTGGCGGAGACCCGGCAGGTGCTCGACATGGTCGCGTCGATCCGCGGCACCCGTCCGCCGGCCGTGGCCCGCCGGGGGCTGGCGTAG
- a CDS encoding zf-HC2 domain-containing protein — translation MSGTGRSGPGHSDTPGRTAARRAGWPALGRRGQDGPGAADGPALPAEPALRAVAVRSADPAEEHHLGERLSAFVDGELGHDSRERVQAHLATCPQCLAEADEGRAVKHLLTRTGTPGPSSGLMARLMAVGALPEDEPQPRADRPRRDDDDFPGGGVAGTGTLGGSRLNGGSFGRGAGASFGGGALGADTPVPGVDPRAFGRGGAVLRPLMGRRTVRPEAPVQPLAAAAAAITPVVRPVPARGRRFVFAAAGAFSVAAVTLGGVGGVAGPGDDQHGTVISPAGGGRGGMVPMNAQVPAADLPVRPVAVTRGAMPPRDLPERTPSSGVAGLHHENR, via the coding sequence GTGAGCGGAACCGGTCGGTCCGGGCCGGGCCACTCGGACACCCCCGGCCGTACGGCCGCCCGCCGGGCCGGCTGGCCCGCGCTGGGCCGCCGGGGCCAGGACGGGCCGGGAGCGGCGGACGGGCCCGCGCTGCCGGCCGAGCCGGCCCTGCGCGCCGTCGCCGTCCGGTCGGCGGACCCCGCGGAGGAGCACCATCTCGGGGAGCGGCTGTCCGCCTTCGTCGACGGTGAGCTCGGCCACGACTCGCGCGAGCGCGTCCAGGCCCATCTGGCGACGTGTCCGCAGTGCCTCGCCGAGGCCGACGAGGGCCGCGCGGTCAAGCACCTGCTGACCCGGACCGGCACGCCCGGTCCGTCCTCCGGGCTGATGGCCCGGCTGATGGCCGTCGGGGCGCTCCCGGAGGACGAGCCGCAGCCGCGTGCCGACCGGCCGCGCCGGGACGACGACGACTTTCCCGGCGGCGGCGTGGCCGGCACCGGGACCCTCGGCGGCAGCCGGCTGAACGGCGGCTCCTTCGGCCGTGGCGCCGGCGCCTCCTTCGGCGGCGGCGCGCTCGGCGCCGACACCCCGGTGCCCGGGGTCGACCCGCGAGCCTTCGGCCGCGGCGGCGCGGTGCTGCGCCCGCTGATGGGACGCCGCACCGTCCGTCCGGAAGCCCCGGTCCAGCCGCTGGCCGCGGCCGCGGCCGCGATCACCCCGGTGGTCCGGCCCGTCCCGGCGCGCGGCCGGCGCTTCGTCTTCGCCGCCGCCGGTGCCTTCTCGGTGGCCGCGGTGACGCTCGGCGGGGTCGGCGGCGTGGCCGGTCCGGGCGACGACCAGCACGGCACCGTGATCAGCCCGGCCGGCGGCGGCCGGGGCGGAATGGTCCCGATGAACGCCCAGGTGCCGGCGGCGGACCTGCCGGTCCGCCCGGTGGCGGTCACCCGGGGCGCGATGCCGCCGCGCGACCTCCCCGAGCGCACTCCGAGCTCCGGTGTGGCCGGGCTGCACCACGAGAACAGATAG
- a CDS encoding O-methyltransferase has protein sequence MSEFGPARAALADTFVGEDAVLTYARAQSARTGIRAIGPSGGACLRLLAAALGAKAVAEIGTGTGVSGVYLLRGMRSDGVLTTVDSEPVRQQLAKEAYQAAGFAANRSRFIPGRALEVLPRLADGQYDLVFCDGDPAESGAYLEESLRLLRPGGMVCFEGVFQEGRLAEPELQDPRTRSVRDLVRDVRESDALLPALLPVSDGLLCAVKR, from the coding sequence ATCAGCGAGTTCGGGCCCGCGCGTGCGGCGCTCGCCGACACCTTCGTCGGCGAGGACGCGGTGCTGACCTACGCCCGGGCGCAGTCCGCGCGCACCGGGATCAGGGCGATCGGCCCGAGCGGCGGCGCCTGTCTGCGGCTGCTGGCCGCCGCGCTGGGGGCCAAGGCGGTGGCCGAGATCGGCACCGGGACGGGCGTCTCCGGGGTGTACCTGCTGCGCGGGATGCGGTCGGACGGCGTGCTCACCACCGTCGACTCGGAGCCGGTGCGCCAGCAGTTGGCGAAGGAGGCCTACCAGGCCGCCGGGTTCGCGGCCAACCGGTCCCGGTTCATACCGGGCCGGGCCCTCGAGGTGCTGCCGAGGCTCGCCGACGGCCAGTACGACCTGGTGTTCTGCGACGGGGACCCGGCGGAGTCCGGCGCCTATCTGGAGGAGTCGCTGCGGCTGCTGCGGCCGGGCGGGATGGTCTGCTTCGAGGGTGTGTTCCAGGAGGGCCGACTGGCCGAACCGGAGCTCCAGGACCCGCGGACCAGGTCGGTGCGCGACCTCGTCCGGGACGTCCGGGAGAGCGACGCCCTGCTGCCCGCGCTGCTGCCGGTGTCGGACGGGCTGCTCTGCGCCGTGAAGCGGTAG
- a CDS encoding DNA-3-methyladenine glycosylase I — translation MSAGTGAVLGADGLRRCAWGDSADDYRVYHDTEWGRPVRGDDALFERVCLEAFQSGLSWITILRRREGFRAAFAGFSIAEVAGFGPADVERLLADTGIIRNRAKIEASIANARVARDLDGGLDALIWGFAGDPDRPAPRTPDEVPAVTPESTALAKALKKAGFRFVGPTTAYALMQACGLVDDHLADCHVRTALRTAPTGPGRA, via the coding sequence GTGAGCGCCGGCACCGGCGCCGTCCTGGGTGCGGACGGGCTGCGCCGCTGCGCCTGGGGCGATTCGGCGGACGACTACCGGGTCTACCACGACACCGAGTGGGGCCGCCCGGTCCGCGGCGACGACGCCCTGTTCGAGCGGGTCTGCCTGGAGGCCTTCCAGTCCGGCCTGTCCTGGATCACCATCCTGCGCCGCCGCGAGGGCTTCCGGGCCGCGTTCGCCGGCTTCTCGATCGCCGAGGTCGCCGGGTTCGGCCCCGCCGACGTCGAGCGGCTGCTCGCGGACACCGGCATCATCCGCAACCGGGCCAAGATCGAGGCCTCGATCGCCAACGCCCGGGTCGCCCGCGACCTCGACGGCGGACTGGACGCGCTGATCTGGGGGTTCGCCGGGGACCCGGACCGGCCGGCGCCCCGCACCCCGGACGAGGTGCCGGCCGTCACGCCCGAGTCGACGGCGCTCGCCAAGGCGCTGAAGAAGGCCGGCTTCCGGTTCGTCGGCCCGACCACCGCGTACGCGCTGATGCAGGCCTGCGGGCTGGTGGACGACCACCTCGCCGACTGCCACGTCCGTACCGCGCTCCGCACCGCGCCCACGGGCCCGGGCCGGGCCTGA
- a CDS encoding DivIVA domain-containing protein: MFWVIVVAMAVVVGGAALVALGGGGSLPEAVQDRISARLPQDRPLGRADVDALRLPMALRGYRMDEVDDVLDRLGAELAHRDDRIAELEALAAVHGTVGATDRPEPGAEPLPGLEEFALVVEPAVALTKSAAAPAPGGPEDAVPDGER; the protein is encoded by the coding sequence GTGTTCTGGGTGATCGTGGTGGCCATGGCCGTAGTGGTCGGCGGCGCCGCGCTGGTGGCGCTGGGCGGCGGCGGTTCGCTGCCGGAGGCCGTGCAGGACCGGATCTCCGCCCGGCTGCCGCAGGACCGCCCGCTGGGCCGGGCCGACGTCGACGCGCTGCGCCTGCCGATGGCCCTGCGCGGCTACCGGATGGACGAGGTGGACGACGTCCTCGACCGGCTGGGCGCCGAACTCGCGCACCGGGACGACCGGATCGCCGAACTGGAGGCGCTGGCCGCCGTGCACGGCACCGTCGGGGCGACCGACCGCCCCGAGCCCGGCGCCGAGCCGCTGCCCGGCCTGGAGGAGTTCGCGCTGGTCGTCGAACCCGCCGTCGCCCTCACCAAGTCCGCCGCGGCCCCCGCGCCCGGCGGCCCCGAGGACGCCGTGCCGGACGGGGAGCGGTGA
- the sigE gene encoding RNA polymerase sigma factor SigE, whose translation MVVALLGRRADRGGVAEGDVPVRRHPRGTASARTPKPVMNQPAHSTLDQPAAAPEAPAGTAEAPALATFAEGPDAQTWTPPSWEEIVEAHSARVYRLAYRLTGNQHDAEDLTQEVFVRVFRSLSTYTPGTFEGWLHRITTNLFLDMVRRRQRIRFDALGDDAAERLASREPSPAQHFSDTHFDADVQHALDTLAPEFRAAVVLCDIEGLSYEEIAATLGVKLGTVRSRIHRGRSHLRAALKHRAPGSAPGRERRGGGEEQPVPVGAVAGEAPAAPGGRGRRRS comes from the coding sequence ATGGTGGTGGCCCTGCTGGGCAGAAGAGCCGACCGAGGAGGTGTGGCCGAGGGCGACGTCCCCGTGCGGCGGCACCCCCGCGGCACCGCGTCGGCCCGTACGCCGAAGCCCGTGATGAACCAGCCTGCGCACTCCACCCTGGACCAGCCGGCCGCCGCGCCCGAGGCGCCCGCCGGCACTGCCGAGGCCCCCGCCCTCGCGACCTTCGCCGAGGGCCCCGACGCGCAGACCTGGACTCCGCCCAGCTGGGAGGAGATCGTCGAGGCCCACAGTGCGCGCGTCTACCGCCTCGCCTACCGGCTGACCGGTAACCAGCACGACGCCGAGGACCTCACCCAGGAGGTCTTCGTCCGGGTCTTCCGTTCGCTGTCCACCTACACCCCCGGCACGTTCGAGGGCTGGCTGCACCGGATCACCACCAACCTCTTCCTGGACATGGTCCGCCGCCGTCAGCGCATCCGTTTCGACGCGCTCGGCGACGACGCGGCGGAGCGGCTCGCCTCCCGCGAGCCCAGCCCGGCCCAGCACTTCAGCGACACCCACTTCGACGCCGACGTCCAGCACGCCCTGGACACCCTGGCGCCCGAGTTCCGTGCCGCCGTGGTGCTCTGCGACATCGAGGGCCTCTCCTACGAGGAGATCGCGGCCACGCTCGGCGTCAAGCTCGGCACCGTCCGCAGCCGCATCCACCGCGGCCGCTCGCACCTGCGCGCCGCGCTCAAGCACCGCGCCCCCGGCTCGGCCCCCGGCCGTGAGCGCCGGGGCGGCGGCGAGGAGCAGCCGGTCCCGGTCGGCGCCGTCGCCGGCGAGGCCCCGGCCGCGCCGGGCGGGCGTGGCCGGAGGCGATCGTGA
- a CDS encoding sec-independent translocase, producing the protein MFSDVGTLEVLTLAIMAIVIFGPDKLPKLIQDTMGFIRKIRSFADTAKEDIRSELGPEFKDFEFEDLNPKTFVRKQLMGGEEDPLGLKDMRDSLDIRSVLDDKPAAPVNGHGRSGSVSFDKSAAAPAAAAAAPLAPGERPPFDPDAT; encoded by the coding sequence GTGTTCAGTGACGTGGGCACACTGGAGGTCCTGACCCTGGCCATCATGGCCATCGTGATCTTCGGTCCGGACAAGCTGCCGAAGCTGATCCAGGACACCATGGGGTTCATCCGGAAGATCCGGTCCTTCGCGGACACCGCGAAGGAGGACATCCGCAGCGAGCTCGGTCCCGAGTTCAAGGACTTCGAGTTCGAGGACCTCAACCCGAAGACCTTCGTCCGCAAGCAGCTGATGGGCGGCGAGGAGGACCCGCTGGGCCTCAAGGACATGCGGGACTCCCTGGACATCCGCTCGGTGCTGGACGACAAGCCGGCCGCCCCGGTGAACGGGCACGGCCGCAGCGGCAGCGTCTCCTTCGACAAGTCCGCCGCCGCCCCGGCCGCCGCGGCGGCCGCCCCCCTCGCCCCGGGCGAGCGGCCCCCGTTCGACCCCGACGCGACCTGA
- a CDS encoding enoyl-CoA hydratase-related protein, whose amino-acid sequence MSDSVLYELDGGLAVITINRPGAMNALDVPTKVALRDTVTAAAEDPAVRAVLLTGAGDRAFCVGQDLKEHLGLLKRAEETGEGALRTVAEHYNPLLRALAGMRKPTVAAVGGVAAGAGASLAFACDFRIVADTAGFNTAFAGIALTADSGASWTLPRLVGHARATELLMLPRTVKAAEAMELGLATKVVPAAELAATARVFAKELAEGPTVAYGAIKESLAYGASHSLSELLDKEDELQTLAGESEDHRIAVRAFIAKEKPAYLGR is encoded by the coding sequence ATGTCCGATTCGGTGCTGTACGAGCTGGACGGCGGCCTGGCCGTCATCACGATCAACCGCCCCGGGGCGATGAACGCGCTGGACGTCCCGACCAAGGTGGCGCTGCGTGACACCGTGACGGCCGCCGCCGAGGACCCGGCCGTGCGCGCGGTGCTGCTGACCGGTGCGGGCGACCGGGCGTTCTGCGTCGGACAGGACCTCAAGGAGCACCTGGGTCTGCTGAAGCGGGCCGAGGAGACCGGCGAGGGCGCGCTGCGGACGGTGGCCGAGCACTACAACCCGCTGCTGCGGGCGCTGGCCGGGATGCGCAAGCCGACGGTGGCCGCGGTCGGCGGGGTGGCGGCCGGGGCGGGCGCCTCGCTGGCCTTCGCCTGCGACTTCCGGATCGTGGCGGACACCGCGGGCTTCAACACCGCGTTCGCCGGCATCGCGCTGACCGCCGACTCCGGGGCCTCGTGGACCCTGCCGCGGCTGGTCGGCCACGCGCGGGCGACCGAGCTGCTGATGCTGCCGCGCACCGTGAAGGCGGCCGAGGCGATGGAGCTGGGCCTGGCCACCAAGGTCGTGCCGGCCGCCGAACTGGCCGCCACCGCCCGGGTGTTCGCCAAGGAGCTGGCCGAGGGCCCGACGGTGGCCTACGGCGCGATCAAGGAGTCGCTGGCGTACGGCGCCTCGCACTCGCTGAGCGAGCTGCTCGACAAGGAGGACGAGCTGCAGACGCTGGCCGGCGAGAGCGAGGACCACCGGATCGCGGTCCGCGCCTTCATCGCCAAGGAGAAGCCGGCCTACCTGGGCCGGTAG
- a CDS encoding DUF3117 domain-containing protein — MAAMKPRTGDGPLEVTKEGRGIIMRVPLEGGGRLVVELTPDEAHALGEALKKACG, encoded by the coding sequence ATGGCGGCCATGAAGCCGCGGACGGGTGACGGCCCGCTCGAAGTCACCAAAGAGGGGCGGGGCATCATCATGCGCGTTCCGCTCGAAGGCGGCGGACGCCTCGTGGTGGAGCTCACGCCCGACGAGGCCCACGCCCTCGGCGAGGCCCTGAAGAAGGCCTGCGGCTGA